A single region of the Procambarus clarkii isolate CNS0578487 chromosome 81, FALCON_Pclarkii_2.0, whole genome shotgun sequence genome encodes:
- the LOC138349815 gene encoding heparan sulfate 2-O-sulfotransferase pipe-like has protein sequence MPTMTTIGRLWRQYIPARVSELLAVVSLTSTCMLFLHTSHLQAQLAVYTNHLDQTTGPHNQHHDGLSDTLDRSASASGGHDQHYSPQKLKFGGFNLEEFRNIDPMSLNNTVNHHKLTLVFNRVPKVGSQSTMELLRTLSYRNGFTFHKDRPQKVENIKLTEREQRRLVQLVDVFRPPSVYVKHVCYINFTIFNMTQPLYVNMVRDPVERVISWYYYVRAPWYFVERKQAFPELPLPSAAWLRKDYETCVLTGDKECQYREGDERPDFAQLTEFFCGQEKKCTGFNTDYALQKAKENVERNYAVVGVLEDLNTTLTVLEHYVPRFFKGAKHLYWNEVQKFNKINRNIYKPPVAENIKDIVRKNFTREIEFYEFCKRRLYMQYAALNLPETQPTQP, from the exons AGTGAGCGAGCTGCTGGCCGTCGTCAGTCTGACGTCCACCTGCATGTTGTTCCTACACACCAGCCACCTGCAGGCCCAGCTGGCGGTCTACACCAACCATCTAGACCAGACAACGGGGCCACACAACCAACATC ACGACGGCCTCAGCGACACGCTAGACCGCAGCGCCAGTGCAAGCGGCGGACATGATCAACACTACTCCCCACAGAAACTTAAATTTGGTGGCTTCAATTTGGAGGAATTTCGAAAT ATTGACCCCATGAGTCTGAACAACACTGTGAACCACCACAAGTTAACTTTGGTGTTTAACCGCGTGCCCAAAGTGGGCAGCCAGAGTACTATGGAACTGCTGCGTACTCTCAGTTACAGGAACGGCTTCACTTTCCACAAGGACCGCCCGCAGAAGGTGGAGAATATTAAACTCACAGAGAGAGAACAG AGACGGTTGGTGCAGCTGGTGGACGTGTTCAGACCCCCGTCCGTTTACGTCAAACACGTGTGCTACATCAACTTTACAAT ATTCAACATGACACAGCCACTGTATGTAAACATGGTGAGGGACCCCGTGGAGCGAGTCATCTCCTGGTACTACTACGTTAGAGCTCCTTGGTACTTCGTGGAGCGCAAGCAGGCCTTCCCAGAGCTGCCTCTGCCCTCAGCTGCCTGGCTTCGTAAG GACTATGAGACGTGTGTCCTGACGGGGGACAAAGAGTGTCAGTACCGGGAAGGAGATGAGCGCCCGGACTTTGCACAGCTTACTGAATTCTTCTGTGGCCAAGAGAAGAAATGCAC AGGCTTCAATACAGACTATGCGCTGCAGAAAGCTAAAGAGAACGTTGAGAGGAACTATGCTGTAGTTGGGGTTCTTGAGGACCTCAACACCACCCTGACCGTCCTCGAACACTATGTTCCCAGGTTCTTCAAGGGAGCCAAGCACCTCTACTGGA ACGAGGTTCAGAAATTCAATAAAATCAACCGGAATATCTACAAGCCACCTGTTGCAGAGAACATCAAAGACATTGTGAGGAAAAACTTCACCAGAGAAATCGAGTTTTATGAGTTTTGTAAAAGACGCTTATATATGCAGTACGCCGCCCTAAATCTTCCAGAGactcaacctacacaaccctaa